In the Thermotoga sp. Ku-13t genome, one interval contains:
- a CDS encoding ABC transporter ATP-binding protein, translated as MIDICKVYPPNVVALKHVDFSLVRGEVHALVGENGAGKSTLMKILSGMVKPSHGEIRINGKRVQISNPVVAARLGIGMVHQELALVGSLKAYENVVLGSEPSRFGFLKPELSLQIVERLAEKFGLKVDVTETTQELSIAGRQKIEILKQLYRNVDILILDEPTASLTPQEAEELFEEITNLKKQGKTIVFVAHKLDEVLRISDRITVLRKGEKIATFENDGTITAAQLAEMMVGRKVELVSAKTFRERSHPVLVVNNLSLFIKAGRKKLLDEISIVVHAGEIVGIAGVEGNGQKELIEVLVGLRKATSGRIEISGKDVTDASVRERRSLLTYVPQDRKNAGLALKATVLENLIMTHHMSPPLKKKWFLDNFSAKNLAARLIRDFGIVCRNSSERVQNLSGGNQQKVIIAREISLNRDLIVLDQPTRGLDVASTRYVRDQILVLRDSGKAVLLISSDLDELMDLSDRLYVIRSGRIVAELDPHVVDKTVVGYHMLGVSA; from the coding sequence ATGATCGACATATGCAAGGTTTATCCACCGAACGTGGTGGCTTTAAAGCATGTCGATTTTTCGCTGGTACGCGGTGAGGTGCACGCTCTGGTTGGAGAGAACGGTGCCGGAAAATCAACGCTGATGAAGATCCTTTCTGGAATGGTCAAGCCTTCACATGGCGAGATACGCATCAACGGTAAGAGAGTTCAGATAAGCAATCCAGTCGTTGCTGCGCGTTTGGGAATAGGCATGGTGCACCAGGAGCTGGCGCTGGTGGGATCTTTGAAAGCCTACGAGAACGTGGTGCTTGGTTCGGAGCCATCGCGGTTCGGTTTCCTCAAACCGGAGCTTTCTCTGCAGATCGTGGAAAGGTTGGCGGAAAAGTTCGGTTTGAAGGTGGATGTGACTGAGACCACTCAGGAACTTTCAATCGCGGGGCGTCAAAAGATAGAGATACTCAAGCAGCTGTACAGAAACGTGGACATTCTGATTCTTGACGAACCCACGGCTTCTCTCACGCCTCAGGAGGCTGAAGAACTCTTCGAAGAGATTACCAACCTCAAAAAGCAGGGAAAAACCATAGTGTTCGTTGCCCACAAGCTCGACGAAGTCCTGAGAATCTCTGACAGGATCACCGTGCTGAGGAAGGGAGAAAAAATTGCCACGTTCGAAAACGATGGGACCATCACTGCTGCGCAACTTGCGGAAATGATGGTTGGTAGGAAAGTCGAGCTCGTTTCAGCAAAAACTTTTCGTGAACGATCTCATCCTGTCCTGGTCGTGAACAATCTTTCTTTGTTCATCAAAGCTGGAAGGAAAAAGTTACTGGATGAAATAAGCATCGTCGTTCACGCGGGAGAGATCGTTGGTATCGCGGGTGTGGAAGGAAACGGGCAGAAAGAATTAATAGAAGTTCTGGTAGGATTGAGGAAAGCAACGTCAGGCAGAATAGAGATTTCAGGTAAGGACGTGACGGATGCTTCTGTAAGGGAGAGAAGATCTCTCCTGACGTACGTGCCACAGGATAGAAAAAACGCAGGTCTGGCGTTGAAAGCCACCGTGCTGGAAAATCTGATAATGACTCACCATATGAGTCCTCCGCTGAAGAAGAAGTGGTTCCTCGACAACTTTTCGGCGAAGAATCTGGCCGCTCGATTGATAAGAGATTTTGGCATCGTTTGTAGAAACTCATCCGAGAGGGTTCAGAACCTTTCGGGTGGTAATCAGCAGAAGGTGATCATCGCCAGGGAAATCTCTTTAAACAGGGACCTGATCGTGCTTGATCAGCCAACCAGAGGTCTGGATGTGGCTTCGACCCGTTACGTGAGGGATCAGATCCTCGTGCTCAGAGACTCCGGTAAGGCCGTATTGTTGATAAGCTCGGATCTGGATGAACTCATGGATCTTTCCGACAGACTGTACGTCATACGCTCGGGACGCATCGTGGCGGAACTCGATCCCCACGTTGTCGATAAGACGGTCGTTGGTTACCACATGCTGGGGGTAAGTGCGTGA
- a CDS encoding BMP family ABC transporter substrate-binding protein: MKKFALLAMVLLSLVLFAKPVCVAYVINGSLGDQSFYDSGYAGIKQLEQDFKVQTRVIECNFDPSLYYPSLVTAAQWADVIFVISYGFEEELKQVAMKFPNKIWVNIDTVVQDEKGIISSVDYREEEGAFLAGVVAALVTTMTDLPGINPQKIIGAVGGDDDIVIRSFVYGYEQGAKYIDPEVQVKVIYVGSWDDPAKGKQAALQLYAEGADVVFQIAALTGFGVLQAAKEVGKYAIGVDSNQNPLVPGHVITSDLKEVGKSIYTIFKWILDGTFEKGKVYSFGVKEGMVGLAIDEYTRKILPENVVQKIINIQNKVASGEIQIQPYRP; this comes from the coding sequence ATGAAAAAGTTTGCACTGCTGGCGATGGTTCTTCTGTCACTTGTTTTGTTCGCCAAACCTGTGTGCGTTGCTTACGTCATTAACGGTTCGCTCGGGGATCAATCCTTCTACGATTCTGGATACGCAGGCATCAAGCAACTTGAACAGGACTTCAAGGTTCAGACGAGGGTCATCGAATGCAACTTCGATCCTTCCCTGTACTATCCGAGTCTGGTCACAGCCGCACAGTGGGCGGACGTCATATTCGTCATATCGTACGGTTTCGAGGAAGAACTGAAGCAGGTCGCTATGAAGTTTCCGAACAAGATATGGGTCAACATCGACACCGTGGTTCAGGACGAAAAAGGGATCATTTCGAGTGTGGATTACCGTGAGGAAGAGGGTGCGTTCCTGGCTGGGGTCGTCGCAGCGCTGGTCACAACGATGACGGATTTGCCGGGAATCAACCCGCAGAAGATCATCGGTGCGGTTGGTGGAGACGACGACATAGTCATAAGATCATTCGTCTACGGCTACGAGCAGGGCGCGAAGTACATCGACCCTGAGGTTCAGGTGAAGGTGATCTATGTGGGTAGCTGGGACGATCCTGCGAAGGGTAAGCAGGCGGCACTGCAACTCTACGCGGAAGGTGCCGATGTCGTGTTCCAGATAGCTGCGCTCACAGGTTTCGGAGTCCTGCAGGCTGCCAAAGAGGTTGGCAAGTACGCTATAGGTGTGGACAGCAACCAGAATCCGCTGGTTCCGGGACACGTTATAACGAGCGACTTGAAAGAGGTCGGCAAATCGATCTACACCATCTTCAAGTGGATCCTGGATGGAACGTTCGAGAAAGGAAAAGTTTACAGCTTCGGTGTGAAGGAAGGCATGGTGGGGCTCGCGATTGACGAGTATACCAGAAAGATCCTGCCCGAGAATGTCGTTCAGAAGATCATCAATATACAGAACAAGGTAGCCAGCGGTGAAATACAGATACAGCCGTACAGGCCTTGA
- a CDS encoding FapA family protein, translated as MRVQVKISQDAMEAHMIVSADQNEQISKEELLSQLKAHGVVYGILEDAIENILKSKIFDRPVLVAVGKKPVDGSDGQIVIVKPEQTDEQSASDKGRIDLRELPRRMRTIVKAGQIIAEIIPPTEGEEGRNVLGRVLKPKPGKPPQLKLGKNVRLVENGRKIVAAVDGILVTTADGTIDVNEVLNVQGDVDYSTGNIDFPGEVQIKGDVKPGFVVKAKADVHVGGVIEAATVISFEGNVTALGIKGREKGLVKAKEEVRAKFVENAVVEAGKEVIVDGPITNSQIKAGERVIAKGDKGVIAGGTISAGYYIEAEEIGSELGVRTHIEVGMEPEERERLKVLKAQMELDRENLNKLVNIYKTLKEIMDRNQGKLPPDKIELFRKVGQSMINLRSNIETAEKELEEIQRRMKQKYASAKIVARKMMHPGVEICIFDKRYYNDKPLQRVLLVIENDHIRVGGYSGAGET; from the coding sequence ATGAGGGTTCAGGTGAAAATTTCACAGGATGCCATGGAGGCTCACATGATCGTTTCTGCCGATCAGAACGAGCAGATAAGTAAAGAGGAACTCCTCTCACAGTTGAAGGCGCACGGTGTTGTTTATGGTATCTTAGAGGACGCGATCGAGAACATTTTGAAATCGAAGATCTTCGACAGACCCGTGCTCGTTGCCGTCGGTAAGAAACCCGTCGATGGCAGCGATGGACAGATTGTCATTGTGAAACCAGAGCAAACCGACGAACAATCAGCCAGCGATAAGGGAAGAATAGATCTGAGAGAACTTCCAAGACGCATGAGAACGATCGTCAAAGCTGGTCAGATCATTGCAGAAATCATACCGCCGACCGAAGGGGAAGAGGGGCGCAACGTACTCGGCAGGGTCCTCAAGCCGAAGCCGGGTAAACCTCCGCAACTCAAGCTTGGGAAGAACGTGAGGCTTGTAGAAAATGGAAGAAAGATCGTAGCAGCCGTGGATGGCATTTTAGTCACGACGGCAGATGGAACGATAGACGTGAACGAGGTTCTGAACGTACAGGGCGATGTGGATTACTCAACCGGGAACATAGATTTCCCAGGTGAAGTTCAAATAAAAGGCGATGTGAAACCGGGTTTCGTGGTCAAAGCGAAGGCTGACGTGCATGTGGGTGGCGTCATAGAAGCTGCGACAGTGATTTCCTTCGAGGGGAACGTCACAGCACTGGGAATAAAGGGCAGAGAAAAAGGCCTGGTCAAAGCGAAGGAAGAGGTGCGTGCGAAATTCGTAGAGAACGCCGTGGTGGAGGCTGGAAAAGAGGTCATTGTGGATGGTCCCATAACGAATTCGCAGATCAAGGCAGGAGAAAGGGTGATCGCTAAGGGTGATAAAGGCGTCATAGCTGGTGGAACGATCTCGGCCGGTTATTACATTGAGGCGGAAGAGATCGGTTCAGAGCTTGGTGTGAGGACCCACATAGAAGTAGGTATGGAACCGGAAGAAAGGGAAAGATTGAAGGTGCTGAAAGCCCAGATGGAGCTCGACAGGGAGAATTTGAACAAACTCGTCAACATTTACAAAACGCTCAAAGAGATCATGGACAGAAACCAAGGTAAGCTCCCGCCAGACAAGATAGAGTTGTTCAGAAAAGTCGGTCAGAGCATGATCAACCTGAGAAGCAACATAGAAACGGCGGAAAAAGAGCTCGAGGAAATCCAGCGGAGAATGAAACAAAAATACGCGTCCGCGAAGATAGTGGCGAGAAAAATGATGCACCCAGGTGTGGAAATCTGCATCTTCGACAAAAGATATTACAACGATAAACCCCTGCAGAGAGTGTTGCTGGTGATAGAGAACGATCATATAAGGGTTGGAGGTTACTCCGGTGCTGGTGAAACTTGA
- a CDS encoding ABC transporter permease: MNTVRSVLQTAVAISLAFLVAALFILFQGSSPFEVYRALYEYGLGSWFSFTSTLNASFPLILTSLSASIAFSSAVVNLGQHGQFLWGALVAAVTGVYLKLPSWFGTAFLAVLGGLAGAGWAALAAFFKRRYRMDEFISTLMLNFLAEYMTLYLATYPFLDPKAYVPSTRLIRREYFLGSFFNVNIAFFVAVFMVLLSWWFLWKTWRGYEARMMGYNKLFATVGGCDVGTDTSLILILTGFLSGLGGALLILGGTQHRFMKGIGANFGWDGVMIAIMAENSVVQTFFYALFIGFLKNGAVGMEFETSVPSEFVMFLQAIIVLTLVGARSGFTSLSDWLRARSELRRLMKQS, encoded by the coding sequence GTGAACACGGTGAGGTCTGTTCTTCAAACGGCGGTCGCGATATCGCTCGCTTTTCTGGTCGCCGCACTTTTCATCTTGTTTCAGGGTAGCTCTCCTTTCGAAGTTTACAGGGCTCTCTACGAATACGGATTGGGTTCGTGGTTCTCGTTCACCAGCACTTTGAACGCGTCTTTCCCGCTGATCCTCACGAGCCTCTCCGCCTCGATCGCCTTCTCGTCCGCTGTCGTGAACCTCGGCCAGCACGGTCAGTTCCTCTGGGGCGCGCTCGTGGCCGCGGTGACCGGTGTCTATTTGAAGTTGCCAAGCTGGTTTGGAACAGCATTCCTCGCTGTACTCGGTGGTCTTGCAGGTGCCGGATGGGCTGCGCTCGCCGCTTTCTTCAAAAGAAGGTACAGGATGGATGAGTTCATCTCGACACTGATGCTCAATTTTCTGGCGGAATACATGACGCTTTATCTTGCAACGTATCCTTTTCTGGACCCAAAGGCCTACGTACCTTCAACGAGGTTGATCAGGCGCGAGTACTTCCTCGGAAGCTTTTTCAATGTGAACATCGCCTTCTTCGTAGCAGTTTTCATGGTGCTCCTGAGCTGGTGGTTCTTGTGGAAAACCTGGCGCGGTTATGAAGCACGCATGATGGGTTACAACAAGCTCTTCGCCACCGTCGGCGGGTGCGATGTGGGAACCGACACGAGCTTGATTTTGATTCTGACAGGTTTCCTGTCTGGATTGGGGGGTGCCCTGTTGATACTCGGTGGTACTCAGCACAGGTTCATGAAAGGCATAGGTGCGAACTTCGGATGGGACGGTGTAATGATAGCGATAATGGCAGAGAACAGCGTGGTTCAAACGTTCTTCTACGCCCTCTTCATTGGTTTCTTGAAAAACGGAGCGGTGGGTATGGAATTCGAAACTTCGGTGCCGTCAGAGTTCGTCATGTTTCTGCAGGCCATAATCGTGTTAACACTCGTTGGGGCGCGCTCTGGTTTCACCAGTCTCAGTGACTGGTTGAGGGCCAGAAGTGAACTTCGGAGGTTGATGAAACAATCATGA
- the acpP gene encoding acyl carrier protein, with the protein MNKEELLERIKEIVADKLGVDIDEVTEDADLIDDLDADSLDLVDLAMAIEDEFGVTIADEELEKIRTVKDIFRELYEKIRLAEEEEENEEEE; encoded by the coding sequence GTGAACAAAGAGGAACTTTTGGAAAGGATCAAAGAAATAGTTGCTGACAAACTGGGTGTCGATATCGATGAGGTCACTGAGGACGCCGATCTCATCGATGACCTCGACGCGGATTCGCTCGATCTTGTGGACCTCGCAATGGCGATCGAGGACGAGTTCGGTGTGACCATAGCCGACGAGGAGCTGGAGAAGATCCGTACCGTGAAGGACATATTCAGGGAACTCTACGAGAAGATAAGGTTGGCTGAAGAGGAAGAGGAGAACGAGGAGGAAGAGTGA
- a CDS encoding type I phosphomannose isomerase catalytic subunit — MLVKLEPRFRPMVWGSPRLNELFGIETEPFVGEVWLLSDLEPFVTNVISESNTSLREFLKELGTDLPRFPLLVKLVSPAQWLSIQVHPDDELARSMENEPWGKTECWYFVEAGKIAVVLNGTVLKDCSDPSQIRKHLTYIDMNPGDLFFVPAGLVHTLGPDSLVVEIQQASDLTYRIDDWGRKRETHIEKALKAVKDFQLEVLLHRNFERFECDHFTVYRVTGRTHLVGFWIVVFLRDGLVGKYRTKAFETLIVADESIEGDALLVKIGK, encoded by the coding sequence GTGCTGGTGAAACTTGAACCTCGCTTCAGACCCATGGTGTGGGGTAGCCCGAGGTTGAACGAACTCTTCGGTATCGAGACGGAACCATTCGTGGGTGAAGTGTGGCTTCTGTCAGATCTTGAGCCGTTCGTGACTAACGTAATTAGCGAATCGAACACGAGTCTGAGAGAATTTCTCAAAGAGCTCGGTACGGATCTTCCACGGTTTCCCCTGCTGGTCAAACTCGTCTCTCCCGCACAGTGGCTATCGATACAGGTCCATCCGGACGATGAACTTGCCAGGAGTATGGAGAACGAACCTTGGGGTAAGACAGAATGCTGGTACTTCGTTGAAGCTGGGAAGATCGCCGTAGTTTTGAACGGCACAGTCTTGAAGGACTGTTCGGATCCTTCACAGATAAGAAAGCATCTGACATACATAGACATGAATCCTGGAGATCTTTTCTTCGTCCCAGCGGGCCTGGTACACACGCTCGGCCCGGACAGTCTGGTCGTGGAGATTCAGCAAGCGTCAGATCTGACCTACAGAATCGACGATTGGGGTAGAAAAAGGGAGACGCATATCGAAAAAGCACTGAAAGCCGTGAAAGATTTTCAACTCGAAGTATTGCTGCATAGAAACTTCGAAAGGTTCGAATGCGATCACTTCACCGTTTATCGTGTCACGGGCCGTACTCACCTGGTGGGTTTCTGGATCGTCGTGTTTCTGAGAGACGGGCTGGTAGGGAAGTACAGGACAAAGGCTTTTGAAACGCTGATCGTGGCTGATGAATCCATCGAAGGCGACGCACTCCTGGTAAAGATTGGAAAATAA
- a CDS encoding ATP-binding protein, translated as MKDWFMATFNSNPLSTKVARGIVKSFLMQHAVPEEDVWDLEIAVNEALTNVIRHTYRNEHDKIIKLSIFWNEGEVEIFIRDYGEHVDPRSLKPKPPDPEREGGFGLYIIHRVFDSVQFLNVYRGNLLILKKRLRGRLP; from the coding sequence ATGAAAGACTGGTTCATGGCCACGTTCAACTCCAACCCTCTGAGCACCAAAGTGGCGCGCGGGATCGTGAAGAGTTTTCTCATGCAGCACGCGGTTCCAGAAGAAGACGTATGGGACCTCGAGATAGCTGTCAACGAGGCTCTAACCAACGTCATAAGGCACACTTACAGGAACGAGCACGACAAGATCATCAAACTGTCCATCTTCTGGAACGAAGGAGAGGTCGAGATCTTCATCAGAGACTACGGTGAACACGTCGATCCCAGATCTTTGAAACCAAAACCGCCGGATCCGGAACGCGAGGGAGGATTTGGCCTCTACATAATACACAGGGTGTTCGACTCTGTTCAGTTCCTCAACGTGTATAGAGGGAATCTGTTGATACTCAAAAAGAGGTTGAGAGGTAGGCTGCCTTGA
- a CDS encoding ADP-ribosylglycohydrolase family protein, whose protein sequence is MKAWQYEYEMRKNAKIDPSWRSQWESVGNYEIFSDGLVSMFWSSRVPGSGAPECLVAGAIQSVENMGRDVSKAEKLFEEGLKTFNRKDFQNLKVVTALIFAELDRSPILKNHPYHSFERPLSWRKISDQISKESFRFDPEDLYESVLGGWLGQASGASMGTRFEGFFGEELEFVQGQDLPRYVEEEGGYNDDIVYEIVAMEALKNSQKISPRLIGLYWLKHIPFGWSAEYVALENLKKGILPPRSGSFKNPFQEWIGAQMRCMLYGLIFLGRPFEAARLAYVDSVVSHSGNGVYGGMHSAVLTSLAFVLKDPRKIVLKSLDYVPPRSEFAHILKRTIDWCNSCSSWRQVRELIEEEFRNYNWIHVYPNACCVVTALWFGEGDFDKTMEIVLKMGFDVDCNAGEVGTVLGVLLTARSIPCDWLSPLRGTVKTYMKGFERISIEDLARLTIELSRRFS, encoded by the coding sequence ATGAAAGCCTGGCAGTACGAGTACGAAATGAGAAAGAATGCTAAGATCGATCCGAGCTGGCGATCGCAATGGGAATCGGTCGGAAATTACGAAATCTTTTCCGATGGTCTGGTATCGATGTTCTGGTCGAGCAGAGTTCCAGGTTCCGGTGCGCCGGAGTGCCTCGTGGCTGGTGCCATACAGTCGGTTGAAAACATGGGCAGGGACGTGTCGAAAGCTGAAAAACTCTTCGAAGAGGGCCTAAAGACTTTCAACAGGAAAGATTTTCAAAATCTCAAGGTGGTAACGGCGCTGATCTTTGCCGAGCTGGATCGATCACCCATTTTGAAGAATCATCCATACCACTCATTCGAAAGGCCTCTGAGCTGGAGAAAGATATCCGATCAGATTTCGAAGGAAAGCTTTCGGTTCGATCCTGAGGATCTGTACGAATCGGTGTTGGGTGGATGGTTGGGACAGGCCAGCGGTGCGAGCATGGGCACCAGGTTCGAAGGGTTCTTCGGAGAAGAACTCGAATTCGTTCAGGGGCAGGATCTTCCGCGTTACGTGGAGGAAGAGGGCGGCTACAACGACGATATCGTGTACGAAATCGTAGCGATGGAGGCGCTTAAGAACTCGCAGAAGATTTCTCCCAGACTCATCGGTCTGTACTGGTTGAAGCACATCCCGTTTGGCTGGAGCGCCGAATACGTTGCACTTGAAAACCTCAAGAAGGGTATCCTTCCACCCCGTTCGGGCAGTTTCAAAAATCCTTTCCAGGAATGGATCGGGGCGCAGATGAGGTGCATGCTTTACGGATTGATCTTTCTCGGCAGGCCGTTCGAGGCAGCGCGGCTGGCTTACGTGGACTCTGTCGTGTCACACAGCGGCAACGGCGTTTACGGTGGGATGCACAGCGCCGTTCTCACGTCTCTCGCCTTCGTGTTGAAAGATCCGAGGAAGATTGTTTTGAAATCCTTAGACTACGTTCCTCCGCGGAGCGAGTTTGCCCACATTTTGAAAAGAACGATCGACTGGTGCAACAGCTGCAGTTCGTGGAGACAGGTCAGAGAACTCATAGAAGAGGAGTTCAGGAACTATAACTGGATACACGTTTATCCGAACGCGTGTTGTGTCGTGACGGCACTCTGGTTCGGCGAAGGTGATTTCGACAAAACCATGGAGATCGTCCTGAAGATGGGTTTTGACGTCGATTGCAATGCGGGAGAGGTGGGAACCGTTCTCGGTGTTCTGCTTACCGCCCGTTCCATCCCGTGCGACTGGTTGAGCCCCTTACGAGGAACGGTGAAAACGTACATGAAAGGTTTCGAGAGGATCTCGATAGAAGACCTCGCTCGACTCACAATCGAACTTTCCAGGAGGTTTTCCTGA
- a CDS encoding ABC transporter permease — MISVLTQLLHAALSSATPIALAAFGGMFSFHANVFNIAMEGMMLMGAYYAVYGAYRFGHWAYGVLFALLSGLALAMIFSLFAIVLKVDEFITGIGINMLALGWTTYALRATFKVKGAFISQAISPVPKLRLPLIEKVPFLGEVLSLHPFPVFVAIALAFVCHLILYRTTFGLRLRAAGEEPVAVASVGLSVRFLKFWSAILCGIFSSFAGIYLSLGYVTLFSENMSNGRGWISLAIIILVRGEPVPIMLMSIVFGILENLGLLLQRYAVPPQFTAMLPYIATLFVLYSYARRSGST; from the coding sequence ATGATCTCGGTACTGACACAACTTTTACATGCGGCGCTCAGCAGTGCCACACCGATCGCTCTGGCTGCCTTCGGTGGCATGTTCAGTTTCCATGCGAACGTTTTCAACATCGCCATGGAAGGCATGATGCTCATGGGGGCTTACTACGCGGTCTACGGTGCGTACAGGTTCGGCCACTGGGCTTACGGTGTGCTCTTTGCGTTGCTGAGTGGTCTCGCGCTGGCCATGATATTTTCTCTGTTCGCTATAGTCCTGAAGGTCGATGAGTTCATCACCGGTATAGGTATCAACATGCTCGCGCTGGGATGGACAACCTACGCTTTGAGGGCCACGTTCAAGGTCAAGGGCGCGTTCATCTCCCAGGCGATATCGCCCGTACCGAAGCTCAGATTGCCCTTGATCGAGAAAGTCCCGTTTCTTGGAGAAGTGCTGTCTCTGCATCCTTTTCCCGTTTTTGTCGCGATAGCACTGGCTTTCGTTTGCCATTTGATTCTGTATCGAACCACGTTCGGGTTGCGTTTGAGGGCCGCGGGTGAAGAACCTGTCGCCGTTGCTTCAGTCGGTCTGAGCGTCAGGTTTCTGAAGTTTTGGAGTGCCATCCTGTGTGGCATCTTTTCGTCCTTTGCAGGGATCTATCTGTCGCTGGGTTATGTGACGCTGTTTTCAGAAAACATGTCGAACGGTCGGGGCTGGATATCCCTCGCGATCATAATATTGGTTCGCGGTGAGCCTGTCCCGATCATGTTGATGTCGATAGTCTTTGGAATTTTGGAAAACCTCGGTCTCCTGTTACAGAGATACGCTGTACCACCACAGTTCACGGCGATGTTGCCTTACATCGCCACACTGTTTGTGCTTTACAGCTACGCGAGGAGATCGGGCTCGACATGA
- the trmFO gene encoding methylenetetrahydrofolate--tRNA-(uracil(54)-C(5))-methyltransferase (FADH(2)-oxidizing) TrmFO, with translation MKVHVVGAGLAGSEVAYQLAIRGIEVVLHEMRPYKMTPVHRTGFFAELVCSNSLKSEDIQNASGLLKLEMELFGSLIIKVAKECRVPAGKALAVDRERFSSRITEEGLKSGVQLVVEEVSKIEDDRDVWVIATGPATSESLAKWLTEKLSSALYFFDAVAPIIAAESIDYSKVFFGDRYNVGTNDYINCPMNEEEYDRFYEALVNAEVVPMEDFDSSLLFERCKPIEEIARTGKMSLLFGPLRPVGLIDPRTGKQPYAVVQLRKENVEGTMYNIVGFQTRLKWPEQKRVIKLIPGLENAEILRYGVMHRNFYINSRKVLDRYFRLKGNEKIFFAGQITGVEGYLESAASGLYVALNVYRYLKGQNLIELPKTTMMGSLFDYVCNGLTEHLQPMYANYGLLKDSKDRTKAAERALNDLNKVLTASGWREG, from the coding sequence TTGAAAGTTCACGTTGTCGGCGCAGGGCTTGCTGGTTCAGAGGTTGCCTACCAGCTCGCCATACGAGGGATCGAGGTTGTTCTCCACGAGATGCGCCCATACAAGATGACACCCGTTCACAGAACGGGGTTTTTCGCTGAACTTGTATGCAGCAATTCGCTCAAGTCGGAGGACATCCAGAACGCCTCCGGATTACTCAAGCTGGAAATGGAACTGTTCGGCTCCTTGATCATTAAAGTTGCGAAAGAATGCCGGGTACCAGCTGGCAAGGCGCTGGCCGTGGATCGTGAACGTTTCTCTTCCAGGATAACGGAAGAGGGCCTCAAAAGCGGAGTACAGCTGGTGGTGGAGGAAGTCAGCAAGATTGAAGATGACAGAGATGTGTGGGTGATCGCAACTGGTCCCGCGACGAGTGAGTCGCTTGCAAAGTGGCTAACCGAGAAGCTTTCCAGCGCACTCTATTTTTTCGATGCGGTTGCCCCGATAATCGCCGCCGAAAGCATAGATTATTCCAAAGTTTTCTTCGGCGATCGATACAATGTTGGGACGAACGATTACATCAATTGTCCCATGAACGAAGAAGAATACGACAGATTTTACGAAGCGCTCGTGAACGCTGAGGTTGTCCCCATGGAAGACTTTGACAGTTCCTTGCTCTTCGAACGCTGCAAACCAATTGAAGAGATCGCGAGAACGGGAAAAATGTCCCTGCTCTTCGGCCCGCTGAGACCTGTCGGATTGATCGATCCCAGGACAGGAAAACAACCGTACGCCGTGGTACAGCTCAGAAAGGAAAACGTCGAAGGTACGATGTACAATATAGTTGGTTTCCAGACGAGGTTGAAGTGGCCCGAACAGAAAAGGGTCATAAAACTGATTCCTGGCCTCGAGAACGCCGAAATACTCAGGTACGGCGTGATGCACAGAAACTTCTACATCAACTCAAGAAAAGTTCTGGATCGCTACTTCAGGCTGAAAGGGAACGAGAAGATCTTCTTTGCGGGCCAGATAACGGGGGTCGAAGGGTATCTGGAATCGGCGGCAAGTGGTCTGTACGTGGCTCTGAACGTTTACAGGTACCTGAAGGGTCAAAACTTGATCGAGCTTCCGAAAACAACGATGATGGGATCACTCTTCGACTACGTCTGTAACGGTTTGACGGAGCACCTTCAACCCATGTACGCAAACTACGGCTTGCTGAAAGATAGCAAAGATAGAACAAAGGCGGCCGAAAGGGCCCTGAACGATCTGAACAAAGTGCTGACCGCTTCGGGGTGGAGAGAGGGATAG